A DNA window from Dehalococcoidia bacterium contains the following coding sequences:
- a CDS encoding PIN domain-containing protein, whose translation MNAVDTNVLVYVHDPRYPDKQAMAHAVVSSLTDGILLWQVACEYLSASRKLSQFGFDRTDALADIRGLMRSWRLELPHWSITEIAENLWGRYSLSFWDSMIVAACLHVGVERLYTEDFSAYPQIDSLEIVNPFAE comes from the coding sequence ATGAACGCCGTTGATACGAACGTTCTGGTGTATGTACACGATCCACGGTACCCAGACAAGCAGGCAATGGCCCATGCAGTGGTTTCGTCTCTAACGGACGGAATCTTGCTATGGCAGGTGGCCTGTGAATATCTTTCAGCAAGCAGAAAGCTGAGTCAGTTCGGATTCGACCGTACTGATGCGTTGGCGGACATACGAGGCCTGATGCGTTCATGGCGTTTGGAGCTTCCCCACTGGTCTATTACGGAGATTGCCGAGAACCTGTGGGGCCGCTACAGCCTGTCCTTCTGGGACAGTATGATCGTCGCTGCTTGCCTCCATGTGGGCGTTGAGCGACTGTACACTGAAGACTTCAGTGCCTACCCTCAAATCGACAGCCTTGAGATCGTCAACCCGTTCGCGGAGTAG
- a CDS encoding antitoxin family protein, which yields MKRTITATYRDGVFYPDEPCDLPEGATVEIRELLGEAIPAFIEDPEERKRNLKAVADRMRQNQFSPDAPSLTRDELHERR from the coding sequence ATGAAGCGTACGATTACAGCCACATACAGGGACGGAGTGTTCTACCCCGACGAGCCCTGCGATCTTCCTGAAGGAGCGACCGTCGAGATTAGAGAGTTGCTGGGTGAGGCCATACCTGCGTTTATCGAAGATCCCGAGGAGCGAAAACGAAACCTCAAGGCTGTAGCTGACCGTATGAGGCAGAATCAGTTCAGTCCAGATGCACCTTCTCTGACTAGGGACGAGCTACATGAACGCCGTTGA
- a CDS encoding type I restriction enzyme HsdR N-terminal domain-containing protein, with amino-acid sequence MPLESLLQLVETLRERISSHHAALSQSEAFTRYTLIDPLLRELGWDTEDPSMVVPEYRVPNNQIADYVLFNDGNPAIVVESKKLDESLRGGRALDQGILYCAHTQASYFLLTDGNRWELFDSGSTIPRTTFSLSDDPPSRSCLRALALWRSSVQSGTVTQGASPILAQAIQVDSSPAPIPIPVAKTTPPVVHHSEVLNQQGWQSLSDVSWVKGHPTPAEIRFPDNSSVTISSWNRLMTEPVRWLTNGNLLTKAHCPIRSSPSAKRYLVAAEAIHETGKPMVYPVIVNQLHVELNFSARDCLRHAKTIIQHVGQDPADFKVRFA; translated from the coding sequence ATGCCACTCGAAAGCCTGCTGCAACTGGTTGAAACGCTCAGAGAGCGCATTAGCTCTCATCATGCCGCTCTTAGCCAGAGTGAAGCATTCACCCGGTACACACTCATTGATCCCCTTCTGAGAGAACTGGGCTGGGATACCGAAGATCCTAGTATGGTAGTGCCAGAGTATCGGGTGCCGAATAACCAGATCGCGGACTACGTTCTCTTCAACGATGGAAACCCTGCAATAGTGGTTGAGTCCAAGAAGCTGGATGAGTCTCTGCGGGGCGGAAGGGCTCTAGATCAGGGAATACTGTATTGTGCCCATACGCAAGCGAGCTACTTCCTCTTGACCGACGGCAACCGCTGGGAGCTGTTTGATTCAGGCAGCACCATCCCCAGAACGACCTTCTCCCTATCGGACGATCCGCCTTCCCGGTCTTGTCTGAGGGCGCTGGCATTGTGGCGTTCGAGCGTGCAATCTGGAACCGTCACCCAAGGTGCTTCGCCGATACTTGCTCAAGCGATCCAAGTTGACAGCAGTCCAGCACCCATACCCATACCAGTGGCCAAGACGACTCCACCTGTTGTGCATCATAGCGAAGTCTTAAACCAGCAAGGTTGGCAAAGTCTATCGGACGTTTCTTGGGTCAAAGGGCATCCCACTCCTGCGGAGATCCGCTTCCCTGACAATTCCAGCGTCACCATCAGTTCTTGGAATCGGCTTATGACCGAACCCGTCCGGTGGCTGACGAATGGCAACCTCCTGACGAAAGCTCATTGTCCAATTAGATCAAGTCCATCGGCTAAGCGGTATCTAGTAGCGGCAGAGGCAATTCACGAAACTGGTAAGCCAATGGTGTATCCGGTAATAGTGAACCAACTTCATGTCGAATTGAATTTCAGTGCCAGGGACTGCCTGAGGCACGCCAAGACCATCATCCAACACGTCGGCCAAGACCCGGCGGACTTCAAGGTGCGGTTCGCCTAA
- a CDS encoding nucleotidyltransferase domain-containing protein, which translates to MIDQKTLDDIIRRVVDAVQPEKIILFGSAARDGLHVANDIDLLVIRDGRTLELMRSIYRNLQGVGAAVDAVVVSPQDVERFGDSHALVIKPALREGRVVYESDRSLTTGSKNSYDQVRRTAP; encoded by the coding sequence ATGATCGATCAGAAGACTTTGGACGATATAATCCGGCGCGTCGTTGATGCGGTCCAACCTGAGAAGATAATTCTCTTCGGGTCCGCCGCCCGGGATGGGCTCCACGTTGCCAATGACATCGACCTGCTCGTCATCAGGGACGGCAGGACTCTTGAACTCATGCGCAGCATCTATCGGAATTTGCAAGGCGTCGGGGCCGCAGTCGATGCGGTCGTCGTATCCCCTCAGGATGTCGAGCGATTCGGCGATAGCCATGCTCTGGTAATCAAGCCCGCCCTGCGGGAAGGGAGGGTGGTCTATGAATCTGACAGATCGCTTACCACTGGCTCGAAGAACAGTTACGACCAGGTTAGGCGAACCGCACCTTGA
- a CDS encoding heavy-metal-associated domain-containing protein produces the protein MEGIIEVTFDLSDRMATVTYDTDVADVTAITEAIDRANDLMRPEDDNAEDADRVLG, from the coding sequence TTGGAAGGAATCATCGAAGTGACCTTCGACCTCAGCGACCGCATGGCAACAGTCACCTACGACACCGACGTTGCCGATGTCACCGCCATCACCGAAGCCATCGACCGCGCCAACGACCTCATGCGCCCCGAAGACGACAACGCCGAAGACGCCGACCGCGTACTGGGATGA